A window of Halobellus sp. LT62 contains these coding sequences:
- a CDS encoding methyl-accepting chemotaxis protein, whose amino-acid sequence MAGATNADGGVRGIESEVRRKIRDLIRYTPSGYSIPEERWKRRHRNIVLLLVAHIPLLFALGLYQGTDPFTGATIPGRELSQIVLRTGVLGVLALLSSWPRLGRRKRATLATVGLATGSAILVYFSGGYIEAHFHFFVVMGVVAVYEDWLPFLVGIVYVAVQHGVFGMLNPAEVYNHAAGANNPFVWAGIHSLFVLALAAALMTNWYSIERSREEARKRLAETEEAEELKAKAEAREREAAQLNEHLEAKAADYSTAMARAADGELTVRLDSESESEAMAEIAAAYNEMIEEMETAVRDIQSFTREMTDASEEADAGTGEVKRASEEVSEAIQEISSGTDEQREMLEEVYGKMTDLSATIEEVASSAETVAQTSHQTARVAAEGEETAESAITDARSGQSAIDSTVDHVERLDERMDEIGEIVELISDVAEQTNLLALNANIEAARVGASGSGVTGDGFAVVADEIKQLAEETQESANEIEQLIDETQAQTATTVEEAQRAEEHVRDGVEAVEAAVDAFTQVAANVDETDSGIHEISDATDDQAVSAEQAVSRVEAVAEISKTTAGEAQSVSAAAEEQASSLAQVSSNVRSVAEQAEELQTLVGAFEVSDGSDASSGTGSVPQRPSESPESDVAFGDGGRFEFE is encoded by the coding sequence ATGGCTGGGGCGACTAACGCGGATGGGGGAGTCCGCGGTATAGAGAGCGAAGTCCGACGGAAGATCAGGGATCTCATCAGGTATACGCCGAGCGGGTACTCGATCCCCGAGGAGCGGTGGAAGCGGCGGCATCGGAACATCGTCCTCCTGCTCGTCGCACACATCCCGCTGCTGTTCGCGCTGGGACTGTACCAGGGAACGGACCCGTTCACGGGAGCGACGATCCCCGGGCGGGAGCTCTCACAGATCGTGCTTCGGACCGGCGTTCTCGGCGTGCTCGCACTTCTTTCGAGTTGGCCCCGCTTGGGTCGTCGCAAACGGGCGACGCTCGCGACGGTCGGACTGGCGACTGGGTCTGCGATCTTGGTGTACTTCTCCGGCGGCTACATCGAAGCACACTTTCACTTCTTCGTCGTGATGGGCGTCGTCGCCGTGTACGAGGACTGGCTCCCCTTCCTCGTCGGAATCGTTTACGTGGCGGTCCAACACGGCGTGTTCGGAATGCTGAACCCCGCCGAAGTGTACAACCACGCCGCCGGTGCCAACAACCCGTTCGTGTGGGCGGGCATCCACTCGCTGTTCGTACTCGCGCTCGCCGCCGCGCTGATGACGAACTGGTACTCGATCGAACGCTCCCGCGAGGAGGCAAGAAAGCGGCTCGCAGAGACCGAGGAAGCGGAGGAGTTGAAGGCGAAGGCCGAGGCCCGAGAGCGCGAGGCCGCGCAGTTGAACGAGCACCTCGAAGCGAAAGCGGCCGACTACAGTACCGCGATGGCCCGCGCGGCCGACGGCGAACTGACAGTCCGACTGGACTCCGAGAGCGAGAGCGAGGCGATGGCCGAGATCGCCGCCGCGTACAACGAGATGATCGAGGAGATGGAGACTGCAGTTCGAGACATCCAGTCGTTCACCCGCGAGATGACAGACGCCAGTGAGGAGGCCGACGCCGGGACCGGCGAAGTCAAACGGGCAAGCGAGGAGGTGAGCGAGGCGATCCAAGAGATTTCGAGCGGCACCGATGAACAGCGGGAGATGCTCGAAGAGGTCTACGGGAAGATGACGGACCTCTCGGCGACGATCGAAGAGGTCGCCTCCTCGGCGGAGACCGTCGCACAGACCTCCCACCAGACGGCGCGGGTCGCAGCCGAGGGCGAGGAGACAGCCGAGAGCGCGATCACGGACGCGCGCAGCGGCCAGTCCGCCATCGATTCGACGGTCGATCACGTCGAACGACTCGACGAGCGGATGGACGAGATCGGCGAGATCGTCGAGCTCATCAGCGACGTCGCAGAGCAGACGAACCTGCTCGCGCTGAACGCGAACATCGAGGCCGCGCGCGTCGGTGCATCGGGGTCGGGAGTCACCGGCGACGGGTTCGCCGTCGTCGCCGACGAGATCAAGCAGTTGGCCGAGGAGACCCAAGAGTCCGCGAACGAGATCGAACAACTCATCGACGAGACGCAGGCGCAAACCGCGACGACCGTCGAGGAGGCACAGCGGGCGGAAGAGCACGTGCGCGACGGTGTCGAGGCCGTCGAGGCCGCCGTCGATGCGTTCACGCAGGTCGCCGCGAACGTCGACGAGACCGACAGCGGCATCCACGAGATCAGCGACGCGACGGACGATCAGGCCGTCAGCGCGGAACAGGCGGTCTCGCGGGTCGAAGCCGTCGCCGAGATCAGCAAGACGACGGCGGGCGAGGCACAGAGCGTTTCCGCGGCCGCCGAAGAGCAGGCCTCCTCGCTCGCACAGGTGAGCTCGAACGTCAGGTCCGTCGCCGAACAGGCCGAAGAACTGCAGACGCTCGTCGGGGCATTCGAGGTGAGCGACGGGAGCGACGCGTCGTCGGGGACGGGATCGGTGCCGCAGCGACCGAGTGAAAGCCCGGAGTCCGACGTGGCGTTCGGCGACGGCGGACGGTTCGAGTTCGAGTAG
- a CDS encoding HVO_2901 family zinc finger protein, with translation MQGLQYSRDQGRDLLECRHCGATFPEGKATTDGWHYACPECEGASGIGDGLRRL, from the coding sequence ATGCAGGGTCTTCAGTACAGTCGCGACCAGGGTCGCGACCTCCTCGAATGCCGGCACTGCGGGGCGACGTTCCCCGAAGGCAAAGCGACGACCGACGGCTGGCACTACGCCTGCCCCGAATGTGAGGGGGCCAGCGGCATCGGCGACGGGCTCCGGCGGCTGTAG
- a CDS encoding RNA methyltransferase has product MSAADSDPSDPDARNRKPVVVVVEPETPGNIGTIARAMKNFGLSELKLVDPPELSRDSDAYGFAGHAREDVLPNAEEVTLDEVVDDYHTIGTTAITNEDSRKHVRFPFKTPVEVRESLETVETRTALVFGREGTGLDNEELERLDEVCSIPASGEYPVLNLGQAATILFYELRPLTVEEYQLPDVERERAAEADIDRFYDFFETFHRSIDGREHKREKTSVMMRRLLGRAHPTEREITTLTGIFRRANDLLEDRTFGDHVDEEPEEVRESPND; this is encoded by the coding sequence ATGTCGGCCGCTGACTCGGACCCCTCTGACCCCGACGCGCGAAACCGAAAGCCGGTCGTCGTCGTCGTCGAACCCGAGACGCCCGGAAATATCGGTACGATCGCTCGCGCGATGAAGAACTTCGGGCTCTCAGAACTGAAGCTCGTCGACCCGCCGGAACTCTCCAGAGACAGTGACGCGTACGGCTTCGCCGGACACGCTCGCGAGGACGTGCTACCGAACGCCGAGGAGGTGACGCTCGATGAAGTCGTCGACGACTACCATACGATCGGGACGACGGCGATCACCAACGAAGATAGTCGAAAACACGTCCGCTTTCCGTTCAAGACGCCGGTCGAGGTGCGCGAGAGCCTCGAAACGGTCGAAACGCGGACGGCGCTGGTGTTCGGTCGCGAGGGGACAGGCCTCGACAACGAGGAACTCGAACGGCTCGACGAAGTGTGTTCGATCCCGGCGAGCGGCGAGTACCCGGTCTTGAACCTCGGACAGGCCGCGACGATCCTCTTTTACGAACTCCGACCGCTGACCGTTGAGGAGTACCAGCTTCCGGACGTCGAACGCGAGCGCGCCGCCGAGGCCGACATCGACCGCTTCTACGACTTCTTCGAGACGTTCCACCGCTCGATCGACGGCCGCGAGCACAAACGCGAGAAGACGTCGGTGATGATGCGTCGTCTCCTCGGGCGCGCACACCCCACCGAGCGCGAAATCACCACGCTCACCGGTATTTTCAGGCGCGCGAACGACCTGCTGGAGGATCGAACGTTCGGCGATCACGTGGACGAAGAGCCCGAAGAAGTGCGCGAGAGTCCGAACGACTAG
- the gatE gene encoding Glu-tRNA(Gln) amidotransferase subunit GatE produces the protein MTAYDYDDLGLVAGLEIHQQLDTATKLFCQCPTDARDPESATRSFTRYLHPTKSELGELDEAALEESRVDREFEYLAYDSTCLVEEDDEPPHRLDAEAREVVLQIANLLDMEPVDQAHVMRKLVIDGSNTSGFQRTSLIAQDGEIETSDGPVGVEDLMLEEESAQRVEERDDGVTFSLDRLGVPLVEIGTRPDIDSPEQAREAAETIGMLLRSTGAVKRGLGTIRQDVNVSIAEGARVEIKGVQALDQIDEIVRREVGRQVALLDIREELAERDASVGDAVDVSEVFEGTDSGVIDGALSGGGTVMAVPLYGFDGLVGREIQPDRRLGTELSDHAKRHGAGGIFHTDELPAYGVTEAEVEALRETVDADDGDAVAIVADDTETAELAIEAAADRARTALAGVPEETRGANDDGTTRYLRPLPGAARMYPETDVPPVELDPSEVETPELLTEKVDRYQSEFDLDAGLAEQVAYGRRMPLFERAVDDGIDATFAAGLLESTLTELRRDGVAVENLTDEQLLAVMHLVEDGELAKEGVGDVLSTLAENPEMSASAAVEEAGLSGVSEDDVREAVVEVVERNSEQVEAEGMAAFSGLMGEAMGALRGKADGEIVSDVLREEIQKRT, from the coding sequence ATGACCGCCTACGACTACGACGATCTCGGCCTCGTCGCGGGGCTGGAAATCCACCAGCAACTCGACACTGCGACGAAGCTGTTCTGTCAGTGTCCGACCGACGCCCGCGACCCCGAGTCGGCGACGCGCTCGTTCACGCGCTATCTCCACCCGACGAAGAGCGAGCTCGGCGAGCTCGACGAGGCCGCCCTCGAAGAGAGCCGCGTCGACCGCGAGTTCGAGTACCTCGCGTACGATTCGACCTGCCTCGTCGAGGAAGACGACGAGCCGCCGCACCGACTCGACGCCGAAGCCCGCGAAGTCGTGCTGCAGATCGCGAACCTGCTCGATATGGAACCGGTCGATCAGGCGCACGTGATGCGGAAGCTCGTCATCGACGGCTCGAACACCTCCGGGTTCCAGCGGACGTCGCTCATCGCCCAGGACGGCGAGATCGAGACGAGCGACGGCCCCGTCGGCGTCGAAGACCTGATGCTCGAAGAGGAGTCCGCCCAGCGGGTCGAAGAGCGCGACGACGGCGTCACGTTCTCGCTGGACCGACTCGGCGTCCCGCTCGTCGAGATCGGTACGCGCCCCGACATCGACTCGCCCGAACAGGCGCGGGAAGCCGCCGAAACGATCGGGATGCTCCTCCGCTCGACGGGCGCGGTCAAGCGCGGGCTGGGGACGATCCGCCAAGACGTGAACGTCTCGATCGCCGAGGGCGCGCGCGTCGAGATCAAGGGCGTGCAGGCGCTCGATCAGATCGACGAGATCGTCCGACGGGAGGTCGGCCGGCAGGTCGCACTGCTCGACATCCGCGAGGAGCTGGCCGAGCGCGACGCGAGCGTCGGCGACGCGGTCGACGTTTCCGAGGTGTTCGAGGGCACCGATTCCGGCGTCATCGACGGCGCGCTCTCGGGGGGCGGGACGGTGATGGCCGTCCCGCTGTACGGATTCGACGGTCTCGTCGGCCGCGAGATCCAGCCCGACCGCCGCCTCGGGACCGAGCTGTCCGACCACGCCAAGCGCCACGGCGCGGGCGGCATCTTCCACACCGACGAACTGCCCGCCTACGGCGTGACCGAGGCGGAGGTCGAAGCGCTGCGCGAGACGGTGGACGCGGACGACGGGGACGCCGTCGCCATCGTCGCCGACGACACGGAGACCGCGGAGTTGGCCATCGAGGCGGCCGCCGATCGCGCGCGGACGGCGCTCGCGGGCGTTCCCGAGGAGACCCGCGGTGCCAACGACGACGGCACGACGCGGTACCTCCGCCCGCTCCCGGGCGCGGCGCGGATGTACCCCGAGACCGACGTGCCGCCGGTCGAACTCGACCCCTCGGAGGTCGAGACGCCGGAGCTCCTGACCGAGAAGGTCGACCGGTACCAATCGGAGTTCGACCTCGACGCCGGACTCGCAGAGCAGGTCGCGTACGGTCGTCGGATGCCGCTGTTCGAGCGCGCGGTCGACGACGGCATCGACGCGACGTTCGCCGCGGGCCTGTTGGAGTCGACGCTGACTGAGCTCCGCCGCGACGGCGTCGCCGTCGAGAACCTGACCGACGAGCAGCTGCTCGCGGTGATGCACCTCGTCGAGGACGGCGAGTTGGCCAAGGAGGGCGTCGGCGACGTGCTCTCGACGCTGGCGGAGAACCCCGAGATGAGCGCCTCTGCGGCGGTCGAAGAAGCCGGCCTCTCCGGAGTCTCCGAGGACGACGTTCGCGAGGCCGTCGTCGAGGTCGTCGAGCGCAATTCCGAACAGGTCGAAGCGGAGGGAATGGCCGCCTTCTCGGGCCTGATGGGCGAGGCGATGGGTGCGCTCCGCGGGAAGGCTGACGGCGAGATCGTCAGCGACGTGCTCCGCGAAGAGATCCAAAAGCGGACCTGA